From Drosophila nasuta strain 15112-1781.00 chromosome X, ASM2355853v1, whole genome shotgun sequence, one genomic window encodes:
- the LOC132795155 gene encoding putative leucine-rich repeat-containing protein DDB_G0290503 isoform X2 translates to METLTKNIDNSDEKNSITTMNRHEITPENRASVLATLMEDDTDSENSNNIFKTSELTPDDRASTFSNPPADPHRPIVVETLTKNINASDVQNSISTVKHHEITPENHASVLATLMEDDTDSENSNNIFKTSTSNLEHSSNIFKLSHYDDDKLERSALGRSLIYSCDSSTQSLKSSEKNKNIPDVNSTVVSKPSADPHRPIVIETLTNNIDNSDEKYSITTMIRHEISPEDRASVLATLMEDDTDFENSNNIFKTSTSYSEHVSNIFKLSHYDDGKLERSALGRSLIYSCDSSTQSLKSSEKNKNIPDVNSTVVSKPSADSDEKYSITTMIRHEISPEDRASVLATLMKGDTDSDTSNKISKSSELTSENKDDTDSKCSSKTFKLSDNDDHKLERSVSVRTLNYNCDSATESLKSSEGSSLALQTVLDTQRSERFQCFNVSVETMADKESSASNSQPLGDPSTGGNIDIWKKTTECCVSTLADLLEDDRYSESSTKSSDEDEEKQLKYSDTVSIVIIDDTESSDTELESPNRYETSITYPIEISYAESSLTSQSTSDSQQCQHISEDSCTSEALSTENDDKVVQENNESFMQQISTLDSILEEEEVSSKSVSGTTARSTIEEFHRSGNIQKSDGSSQIEQRKKEKADALVLCELSPRLALSAEKVKLQSCEEKLEDSILLDNPLAQSSMIQSDEMNRSLSAAKKQIDELKQLRQRNSEQYETCRERTRELDDQSILEMRTQLRATGNQLSIARAQIVKLKKQISETNDANVDRNTLEQYENIVVKSQQKVLTLQAQKDASELKLASQLAKAERDLELAQKNQELAKQQLEEIKAQVEKLKEEHHKEVGELQEQKGALETENKAYLKDISTHCESIKKFKRQVASLQADSIIRSRIQSEGKSAEEIEKLKSDLKKSQEQFKVFKEQLQKVSLEKKELQSDKAEADSIIRSRIQSEEMSVKGIEKLKDLNKSQEQFDVVQKELLKVSLEKKELQSEKAEGDSIIRSRIQSEENSAEEIEKLKRDLMKSQEQFEVVQKELLKVSLEKKKLQRDKDEADSIIRSRIQSEEKSAEEIEKLKRDLMKSQEQFEVVQKELLKVSLEKKELQSEKAERDSIIRSRIQSEENSAEEIEKLKRDLMKSQEQFEVVQKELLKVILEKKELQSDKNKTESEEKLAKEIEKLKDDLKKSQEQFDVVNHQSLKVSLEKKNLEDDKGKAETFKSHGFKSEVEDMEKIKFDLKESEKQLKMVEKKLLKVFLEKEKVQDDKVKAETILKSRIHNEEKSAEEIEKLKDDLKKSQDQFEVVQKELQEVSLKKKELQRDKDEADTIIRSKIQFAEKSAEEIAKFKADLKKSQDQFEVVQKELQKVSLEKKELQSYKAEADSIIRSRIQSEEKSAKEIEKLMDDLKKSQDQFEVLKEQLQKVSLEKKELQSDKDKADSIIRSRIQSEEKSAEEIEKLKRDLMKSQEQFEVVQKELLKVPLEKKELQSDKDEADSIIRSRIQSEEKSAEEIEKLKRDLMKSQEQFEVVQKELLKVSLEKKELQSDKDEADSIIRSRIQSEEKSAEEIEKLKRDLMKSQKQFEVVQKELLKVILEKKELQSEKAEGDSIIRSRIQSEENSAEEIETLKADLRKSQEQFKGVKEQLQKVSLGNVKMSVQCEKGKTEVFGASSGAALPNELKQLSLTKITKQLPNLQKELIKTRKQLESMSEQLTDLSGENQKLRLIKIDDIRESTEAVNELLEKMNVTQKEFEKVRQELPQSSEEISRWLLSIDADLQIELTKAKQQRNAMEKRLFEQRIENKKLKKQLRRFKVNERKTIEEQSKSRKNIDIWKKRAEFAREETQRTRDALLTQIHELHKDKDVLNGEKMAMEKKQKDREERILQLNEQLKKKSQQLNDSQQSNVSLSEIMERLQLDQSVRDQNEVKAKEDRMVIQHSLQSMTAALQVANSKLKKSQCEIQCMEEKTTELNLEIGGLNLNISQAKVRETALKESLEKTNQKVCELKEKIKYARAQREECEHSKSLIKMLNTDLNKLQSSYDKQHFSINTMLTRMQQLQNDCQTLQDQNQELQQYIDSANEREKTLCTSLATINKEFELERANNIALKIELETNQITLEQTRNHSKLLGDLQERYNALKSAANADEKENVEKIARLRNKLRKIDMLNDRYLKALNYWKSHAEDLKNEIECQKQKLSQANKFRIAKME, encoded by the exons ATGGAAACGCTGACTAAAAACATCGATAATTCAGATGAGAAAAATTCTATTACCACTATGAACCGACACGAAATAACTCCTGAGAATCGTGCGTCTGTTTTGGCAACCTTAATGGAAGATGATACGGACTCTGAGAATTCGAACAACATCTTTAAAACTTCAGAACTTACTCCCGATGATCGTGCGTCTACTTTCTCTAACCCACCTGCAGATCCACATCGTCCTATTGTTGTGGAAACCCTGACTAAAAACATCAATGCTTCAGATGTTCAAAATTCTATTAGCACTGTGAAGCACCACGAAATAACTCCTGAGAATCATGCGTCTGTTTTGGCAACCTTAATGGAAGATGATACGGACTCTGAGAATTCGAACAACATCTTtaaaacttcaacttcaaacTTGGAGCATTCTAGCAACATCTTTAAATTATCCCATTACGACGATGACAAACTAGAACGTTCTGCTTTAGGAAGGAGTTTAATTTATAGTTGCGATTCGAGCACTCAGTCTTTGAAGAGCtctgaaaaaaacaaaaatatcccTGATGTTAACAGCACTGTTGTCTCAAAGCCATCTGCAGATCCACATCGTCCCATTGTTATTGAAACCCTGACTAACAACATCGATAATTCAGAtgaaaaatattctattaCCACTATGATCCGACACGAAATAAGTCCTGAGGATCGTGCGTCTGTTTTGGCTACCTTAATGGAAGATGATACGGACTTTGAGAATTCGAACAACATCTTTAAAACTTCAACTTCATACTCGGAGCATGTTAGCAACATCTTTAAATTATCCCATTACGACGATGGCAAACTAGAACGTTCTGCTTTAGGAAGGAGTTTAATTTATAGTTGCGATTCAAGCACTCAGTCTTTGAAGAGCtctgaaaaaaacaaaaatatcccTGATGTTAACAGCACTGTTGTCTCTAAGCCATCTGCAGATTCAGAtgaaaaatattctattaCCACTATGATCCGACACGAAATAAGTCCTGAGGATCGTGCGTCTGTTTTGGCAACCTTAATGAAAGGTGACACAGATTCAGACACCTCAAACAAAATCTCAAAATCATCAGAACTAACTTCCGAGAATAAAGATGATACAGACTCGAAGTGTTCTAGTAAAACCTTTAAGTTATCCGATAACGACGATCACAAACTAGAACGTTCCGTTTCAGTAAGGACATTAAATTACAACTGTGATTCGGCCACTGAATCTTTGAAGAGCTCTGAAGGAAGCTCTTTGGCCCTTCAAACAGTCTTGGATACACAACGATCAGAAAGATTCCAATGTTTTAATGTTTCAGTGGAGACTATGGCTGATAAAGAAAGCTCCGCTTCGAATTCACAACCCTTGGGGGATCCTTCGACAGGAGGCAATATTGATATCTGGAAAAAAACTACTGAGTGTTGTGTATCCACTTTGGCAGATTTATTGGAAGATGACAGATATTCTGAAAGTAGCACTAAATCAtcagatgaagatgaagagaAGCAGCTAAAATATTCCGACACAGTGTCAATTGTTATAATTGATGACACTGAAAGCAGCGATACAGAATTAGAATCGCCGAACAGATATGAAACATCTATAACTTATCCCATTGAGATTTCATATGCAGAGAGCTCTCTGACCTCTCAATCCACATCGGATTCACAGCAATGCCAACATATCTCAGAGGACTCTTGCACTTCCGAAGCATTATCGACCGAAAATGACGATAAA GTGGTACAAGAGAACAACGAAAGTTTTATGCAGCAAATATCAACTCTCGATTCCATTCTGGAAGAGGAGGAGGTGTCTTCCAAATCAGTAAGCGGAACAACTGCGCGCTCAACAATTGAGGAATTCCATCGCTCTG GAAATATACAGAAATCGGATGGATCGAGCCAAATAGagcaacgaaaaaaagaaaaggcagATGCCTTAGTTTTATGTGAATTGTCACCTCGTCTCGCGCTTTCCGCTGAGAAAGTGAAGTTGCAATCATGCGAAGAAAAACTTGAGGATTCAATATTACTCGATAATCCACTGGCTCAAAGCAGCATGATTCAGT CTGACGAAATGAATCGATCATTAAGTGCGGCCAAAAAGCAGATCGATGAACTGAAACAGCTACGACAGCGCAATTCTGAACAATATGAAACATGTCGAGAACGCACTAGAGAACTGGACGATCAATCAATTTTGGAAATGCGGACACAATTGCGAGCAACGGGAAATCAATTGAGCATTGCAAGGGCGCAAATTGTCAAACTGAAAAAGCAGATAAGCGAAACAAATGACGCTAATGTAGATAGAAATACTTTGGAgcaatatgaaaatattgtaGTCAAGTCGCAGCAAAAGGTGCTTACTTTACAGGCACAAAAAGATGCTTCTGAACTGAAGCTGGCATCGCAATTAGCCAAGGCCGAAAGAGATCTGGAATTGGCGCAAAAAAATCAAGAACTTGCCAAACAACAACTGGAAGAAATTAAAGCACAAGTGGAAAAACTGAAAGAGGAACACCACAAAGAAGTAGGAGAGCTGCAAGAGCAAAAGGGTGCGCTTGAAACCGAAAATAAGGCATATCTTAAAGATATCTCTACTCATTGCGAATCCATCAAGAAATTCAAGAGGCAGGTTGCAAGTCTGCAAGCAGATTCAATCATTAGAAGTAGAATTCAATCAGAAGGAAAGTCAGCTGAAGAAATTGAGAAATTGAAAAGTGATTTAAAGAAATCTCAAGAGCAGTTTAAAGTGTTTAAAgaacaattgcaaaaagtgTCACTGGAAAAGAAGGAACTGCAGAGTGACAAAGCTGAAGCAGATTCAATCATTAGAAGTAGAATTCAATCTGAAGAAATGTCAGTTAAGGGAATTGAGAAATtgaaagatttaaataaatctcaAGAGCAGTTCGATGTGGTTCAAAAAGAATTGCTAAAAGTGTCACTGGAAAAGAAGGAACTGCAGAGTGAGAAAGCTGAAGGAGATTCAATCATCAGAAGTAGAATTCAATCTGAAGAAAACTCGGCtgaagaaattgaaaaattgaaaagagatttAATGAAATCTCAAGAGCAGTTCGAAGTGGTTCAAAAAGAATTGCTAAAAGTGTCACTGGAAAAGAAGAAACTGCAGAGAGACAAAGATGAAGCAGATTCAATCATTAGGAGTAGAATTCAATCTGAAGAAAAGTCAGCtgaagaaattgaaaaattgaaaagggATTTAATGAAATCTCAAGAGCAGTTCGAAGTGGTTCAAAAAGAATTGCTAAAAGTGTCACTGGAAAAGAAGGAACTGCAGAGTGAGAAAGCTGAAAGAGATTCAATCATCAGAAGTAGAATTCAATCTGAAGAAAACTCGGCtgaagaaattgaaaaattgaaaagagatttAATGAAATCTCAAGAGCAGTTCGAAGTGGTTCAAAAAGAATTGCTAAAAGTGATACTGGAAAAGAAGGAACTGCAGAGTGACAAAAATAAGACAGAATCTGAAGAAAAGTTAGCTAAGGAAATTGAGAAATTGAAGGATGATTTGAAGAAATCTCAAGAGCAGTTCGATGTGGTTAATCATCAGTCGCTAAAAGTGTCACTGGAAAAGAAAAATCTGGAGGATGATAAAGGTAAGGCTGAAACATTCAAAAGCCATGGATTTAAATCAGAAGTTGAAGACATGGagaaaattaaattcgatTTAAAGGAATCTGAAAAGCAGTTGAAAATGgttgaaaaaaaattgctaaaagtCTTTTTAGAAAAGGAAAAAGTCCAGGATGATAAAGTTAAGGCTGAAACAATCCTCAAAAGTAGAATTCATAATGAAGAAAAGTCAGCTGAAGAAATTGAGAAATTGAAGGATGATTTAAAGAAATCTCAAGACCAATTCGAAGTGGTTCAAAAAGAATTGCAAGAAGTGTCACTGAAAAAGAAGGAACTGCAGAGAGACAAAGATGAAGCAGATACAATCATTAGaagtaaaattcaatttgctgaaAAGTCGGCTgaagaaattgcaaaatttaaagCAGATTTGAAGAAATCTCAAGACCAGTTCGAAGTGGTTCAGAAAGAATTGCAAAAAGTGTCGCTGGAAAAGAAGGAACTGCAGAGTTACAAAGCTGAAGCAGATTCAATCATTAGAAGTAGAATTCAATCTGAAGAAAAGTCAGCTAAGGAAATTGAGAAATTGATGGATGATTTAAAGAAATCTCAAGACCAGTTCGAAGTGCTTAAAgaacaattgcaaaaagtgTCACTGGAAAAGAAGGAACTGCAGAGTGACAAAGATAAAGCAGATTCAATAATTAGGAGTAGAATTCAATCTGAAGAAAAGTCAGCtgaagaaattgaaaaattgaaaagagatttAATGAAATCTCAAGAGCAGTTCGAAGTGGTTCAAAAAGAATTGCTAAAAGTGCCACTGGAAAAGAAGGAACTGCAGAGTGACAAAGATGAAGCAGATTCAATAATTAGGAGTAGAATTCAATCTGAAGAAAAGTCAGCtgaagaaattgaaaaattgaaaagagatttAATGAAATCTCAAGAGCAGTTCGAAGTGGTTCAAAAAGAATTGCTAAAAGTGTCACTGGAAAAGAAGGAACTGCAGAGTGACAAAGATGAAGCAGATTCAATAATTAGGAGTAGAATTCAATCTGAAGAAAAGTCAGCtgaagaaattgaaaaattgaaaagagatttAATGAAATCTCAAAAGCAGTTCGAAGTGGTTCAAAAAGAATTGCTAAAAGTGATACTGGAAAAGAAGGAACTGCAGAGTGAGAAAGCTGAAGGAGATTCAATCATTAGAAGTAGAATTCAATCTGAAGAAAACTCGGCTGAAGAAATTGAGACACTGAAAGCAGATTTAAGGAAATCTCAAGAGCAGTTTAAAGGGGTTAAAgaacaattgcaaaaagtgTCACTGGGAAATGTAAAAATGTCAGTGCAATGTGAAAAAGGGAAAACTGAAGTATTCGGTGCTTCGTCTGGTGCGGCTCTACCGAATGAACTAAAGCAATTGAGCCTGACGAAAATTACTAAGCAGTTACCTAATCTGCAGAAAGAGTTGATAAAGACGCGAAAGCAGCTGGAATCGATGAGTGAACAATTGACAGATTTGTCGGGCGAAAACCAAAAGCTTCGATTGATTAAAATAGACGACATCAGGGAGTCGACGGAAGCCGTCAACGAACTGTTGGAAAAAATGAATGTTACACAAAAGGAATTCGAAAAAGTGCGCCAAGAATTGCCGCAATCGAGCGAAGAAATCAGTCGTTGGTTGCTTTCCATTGACGCCGATCTTCAGATTGAATTAACAAAGGCCAAGCAGCAAAGAAATGCAATGGAAAAAAGACTATTCGAACaaagaattgaaaataaaaaattgaaaaaacagTTGCGACGATTTAAGGTAAACGAGCGAAAAACAATAGAAGAACAAAGCAAAAGCCGCAAAAATATAGATATCTGGAAGAAGAGAGCTGAATTTGCACGCGAAGAGACGCAGAGAACAAGGGACGCTCTGCTTACGCAAATACATGAGCTTCATAAGGATAAAGACGTACTAAACGGGGAAAAGATGGCGATGgaaaagaaacagaaagaTCGCGAAGAAAGAATCTTGCAGTTGAACGAGCAATTGAAGAAGAAATCGCAGCAACTCAATGACTCGCAGCAATCGAATGTGAGTCTGAGCGAAATAATGGAACGCCTGCAATTGGATCAATCGGTGCGAGACCAGAACGAGGTGAAGGCGAAGGAGGATCGAATGGTTATTCAGCATAGCCTCCAATCGATGACGGCCGCGCTCCAAGTTGCGAATTCAAAGCTGAAGAAATCCCAATGCGAAATTCAATGTATGGAAGAGAAAACTACAGagttaaatttagaaattggCGGCCTCAATCTGAATATATCGCAGGCCAAAGTGCGTGAGACAGCGCTTAAGGAATCGCTTGAGAAGACCAATCAAAAGGTATGCGAACTCAaggaaaaaatcaaatatgcaCGAGCGCAACGTGAAGAATGCGAACATAGCAAGAGTTTGATTAAAATGCTTAACACCGatttaaataaactgcaaTCGAGTTACGATAAACAACATTTCAGCATTAACACAATGTTAACTCGTATGCAACAACTTCAAAACGACTGTCAAACTTTGCAGGATCAAAATCAGGAATTGCAACAATATATTGACTCTGCAAATGAACGCGAGAAAACACTTTGTACATCGCTCGCAACGATCAACAAAGAATTCGAATTGGAGCGTGCCAATAACATTGCGCTTAAAATCGAATTAGAAACTAATCAGATCACTTTGGAGCAAACTCGCAATCATTCTAAGCTACTCGGTGATCTTCAAGAGCGTTACAACGCACTCAAATCGGCAGCGAATGCCGATGAAAAGGAGAATGTTGAAAAGATCGCTAGACTTCGCAACAAATTGCGCAAAATAGATATGTTGAACGATCGTTACCTTAAAGCATTAAATTATTGGAAAAGTCATGCAGAGGATTTGAAAAACGAAATCGAGTGTCAGAAACAGAAGCTGTCAcaggcaaataaattt CGTATCGCAAAAATGGAATAG